In Paralcaligenes sp. KSB-10, the following are encoded in one genomic region:
- a CDS encoding LacI family DNA-binding transcriptional regulator: MSNIKSVAKLAACSIATVSRCFNAPHLVRPATLARVMEISRQQKFRPSIIGQQLRRNQTDLVGVMLPSLGNPVFADCIGGIEQVLGQHNKRMLLTTTQYDSSKEEQFIEILLRQKVDGLLLTVADTKNSRALALLSTENMPYVLMYNHAAGYETVSVDDRKAACDAVRHLLGFGHRRIAMLAGFLTASDRSAHRYLGYRDAMLEAGLEPMPLSEVDFGTRTLETQLQYWFHTMSRRPTAIFCSTDLLALEVIKALRQRSIHIPQDISVMGFDGLEYGQLIEPALTTISQPNGEIGRQAAERLLRQIGGERNERESLFLNHALLAGRSVGLPQTGGS; this comes from the coding sequence ATGTCGAACATCAAGAGTGTGGCGAAGCTGGCGGCGTGTTCCATCGCCACCGTGTCGCGCTGTTTCAATGCCCCGCACCTGGTTCGTCCGGCCACGCTGGCCCGTGTCATGGAAATTTCCCGGCAGCAGAAATTCCGGCCCAGCATTATTGGCCAGCAATTGCGCCGAAACCAGACGGATCTGGTGGGCGTCATGTTGCCGTCTCTGGGGAATCCTGTGTTTGCCGATTGCATTGGCGGTATCGAGCAGGTGCTTGGCCAGCACAATAAGCGAATGCTGCTCACCACGACGCAATACGATTCGTCAAAGGAAGAGCAATTCATCGAAATCCTGTTGCGGCAAAAGGTGGACGGCCTGCTGTTGACCGTTGCCGATACGAAAAATAGCCGGGCGCTGGCATTGCTGTCCACTGAAAACATGCCCTATGTACTTATGTACAACCATGCGGCGGGGTACGAAACGGTTTCGGTCGACGATCGCAAGGCCGCTTGCGATGCCGTGCGGCATCTGCTTGGTTTCGGGCATCGGCGCATTGCCATGCTGGCCGGTTTCCTTACCGCGTCCGATCGTTCGGCGCATCGCTATCTGGGCTATCGGGACGCCATGCTGGAGGCGGGGCTCGAACCCATGCCGCTTTCGGAGGTCGATTTTGGAACCCGCACACTCGAAACACAACTGCAATATTGGTTCCATACAATGAGCCGCCGTCCCACAGCCATATTCTGCAGCACGGATTTGCTGGCGCTGGAGGTCATCAAGGCATTGCGTCAGCGCTCAATTCATATTCCCCAGGACATTTCCGTCATGGGCTTCGACGGGCTGGAGTATGGCCAGCTTATCGAACCGGCTTTAACCACCATCAGTCAGCCTAACGGCGAAATCGGCCGACAGGCCGCCGAACGCCTGCTCAGGCAAATCGGCGGGGAGAGGAACGAGCGCGAGTCTTTGTTTTTGAACCATGCGCTTTTGGCAGGGAGGTCGGTAGGTTTGCCGCAGACTGGCGGTTCATGA
- a CDS encoding ABC transporter permease — translation MKLNKRFLFGVQLTVTLLICAFLFVPVAVSVLTGFSVNYFKGVSAGLTLKWVVQVLGDYHDAIINSLLVAGCTLLVVVLVGVPAGYVLSRWQSRAARIIEELITLPIALPGLASALAIISVYGGLRDFRISLWFIIAGHVIFTLPFMVRSVAAACSGQNIKILEEGAASLGARFFQRFTTVVIPNIRSGIIAGALMVVTLSLGEFNLTWMLHTPQTKTLPVGLADAYASLRIEVGSAYTTIFFIIVIPLLLLMQAMDKPTRPKH, via the coding sequence ATGAAGCTGAACAAACGGTTCCTGTTCGGTGTGCAGCTCACCGTTACCTTGCTGATCTGCGCCTTTTTATTTGTACCGGTGGCGGTGTCGGTGCTGACTGGGTTTTCCGTCAATTACTTCAAGGGCGTCTCGGCCGGCCTGACCTTGAAGTGGGTGGTCCAGGTGTTGGGGGATTACCACGACGCCATCATCAATTCTCTGCTGGTCGCCGGGTGCACGCTGCTTGTTGTGGTCCTGGTGGGAGTCCCCGCCGGATATGTGCTGTCGCGCTGGCAAAGCAGGGCTGCGCGCATAATCGAAGAGCTGATCACCCTGCCCATTGCGCTGCCCGGCCTGGCCAGCGCATTGGCCATCATCAGCGTATACGGGGGCTTGCGGGACTTCCGCATCAGCCTGTGGTTCATTATTGCCGGGCACGTTATCTTTACCTTGCCCTTCATGGTGCGGTCGGTGGCTGCCGCCTGCTCGGGCCAGAACATCAAGATCCTGGAGGAGGGGGCGGCCAGTCTGGGCGCGCGCTTTTTCCAGCGATTTACGACTGTCGTCATACCCAATATCCGCTCGGGCATTATCGCCGGCGCACTCATGGTCGTAACTTTGTCGCTGGGTGAGTTCAACCTGACCTGGATGCTGCATACTCCCCAGACCAAGACCTTGCCGGTAGGCCTGGCCGATGCTTATGCTTCGTTGCGCATAGAAGTGGGCAGCGCCTACACCACGATCTTTTTTATCATCGTCATTCCCTTGCTATTGCTGATGCAGGCCATGGACAAGCCGACACGCCCGAAACATTGA
- a CDS encoding ABC transporter permease: MRDLTLPARWRIALLLPALIIFTAFWLIPIGVLVRISAGNNFFDTYAAILGDSRYLTSLWQTVLLSLIVTAATIVLSVIAGLFLSHNEFAGKRLLVSLLTLPLAFPGVVVGFMVIMLAGRQGLIGSVSQALLGHKLVFAYSMSGLFLGYLYFSIPKIVLSVMAAAQSMDQSLAEAAHSLGAGSWEVMRDVTLPALTPALIASGAICFAISIGAFGTAFTLATDINVLPMTIYTEFTLNANLVTAAALSVILGIVTWAILMLARNVAGTTMVAGG; the protein is encoded by the coding sequence ATGCGCGACCTGACCCTGCCCGCCCGCTGGCGTATTGCGCTGTTGCTGCCGGCGCTGATCATCTTCACCGCATTCTGGCTCATTCCCATCGGGGTGCTGGTGCGGATCAGCGCCGGCAACAATTTCTTCGATACCTATGCCGCCATCCTCGGCGATTCGCGGTACCTGACCAGCTTGTGGCAAACCGTGCTGCTGTCGCTTATTGTCACCGCCGCCACGATTGTCCTGTCGGTCATTGCGGGCTTGTTTCTGAGCCACAACGAATTTGCCGGAAAGCGGCTTCTGGTGTCGCTGCTGACACTGCCGCTGGCCTTTCCCGGGGTAGTGGTGGGGTTTATGGTCATCATGCTGGCCGGCCGGCAAGGCTTGATCGGCAGCGTCAGTCAGGCGCTGCTCGGGCACAAGCTGGTGTTCGCCTATTCGATGTCGGGGCTGTTCCTGGGCTATCTGTATTTCTCAATCCCCAAGATAGTCCTGTCGGTGATGGCCGCCGCGCAGTCGATGGACCAATCCCTGGCGGAAGCGGCTCATTCCCTGGGGGCGGGGTCCTGGGAAGTGATGCGCGATGTCACTTTGCCTGCCCTGACGCCCGCCCTGATCGCATCGGGGGCCATCTGCTTCGCCATTTCGATTGGCGCCTTCGGCACGGCTTTTACTCTGGCCACCGATATCAATGTCCTGCCCATGACGATTTATACCGAGTTCACGCTGAATGCCAATCTGGTAACGGCGGCGGCGTTGAGCGTCATACTCGGGATCGTTACGTGGGCCATTTTGATGCTGGCGCGCAATGTTGCCGGAACCACCATGGTGGCGGGCGGATAA
- a CDS encoding ABC transporter substrate-binding protein has translation MKTTLLRFLGLVIVSAGLYSGSAQAENLAICYNCPPQWADWAGQVKNIKSDTGITVPLDNKNSGQSLAQIITEKKSPVADVVYLGITSAIEAMKYDVLGTYKPKHWDEIPADLKDPDGHWVAIHSGTIGLFVNKAALEGKPVPQSWADLLKPEYKGMVGYLDPSSAFVGYAGAVAINQASGGSLADFTPVINYFKKLKQNQPIVPKQTSYARVLSGEIPILIDYDFNAYRAKYKDKADVVFVIPKEGTVSVPYVMSMVKGAPHPENAHKVLDYVLSDKGQAHWANAFLKPVRNVEIPKDVADKFLPASDYARAKTVNYAQMAKEQEAFQRLYLDQVH, from the coding sequence GTGAAAACGACATTGCTTAGGTTCCTTGGCTTGGTAATAGTGTCCGCCGGACTCTATTCAGGCTCGGCACAGGCTGAAAACCTGGCCATTTGCTATAACTGTCCGCCGCAGTGGGCCGACTGGGCAGGGCAAGTCAAAAACATCAAGAGCGATACGGGCATTACCGTTCCCTTGGACAATAAAAATTCGGGCCAATCCCTGGCCCAGATCATTACCGAGAAAAAAAGCCCGGTGGCCGATGTGGTCTACCTGGGTATTACCTCGGCTATCGAGGCCATGAAATACGATGTGCTGGGTACTTACAAGCCCAAGCACTGGGACGAAATCCCGGCCGACCTGAAAGACCCGGATGGCCACTGGGTTGCCATTCACTCGGGCACGATAGGCCTTTTCGTGAACAAGGCCGCGCTGGAAGGCAAGCCGGTTCCGCAGTCGTGGGCCGACCTGCTCAAGCCGGAATACAAGGGCATGGTGGGGTATCTGGATCCCAGCAGCGCTTTCGTGGGCTATGCCGGTGCCGTGGCCATCAACCAGGCTTCGGGCGGGTCCTTGGCCGACTTCACTCCGGTGATCAATTATTTCAAGAAACTCAAGCAGAATCAGCCCATCGTGCCCAAGCAAACGTCTTATGCGCGCGTGCTGTCCGGCGAGATCCCGATCCTGATCGACTACGACTTCAACGCCTATCGGGCCAAGTACAAGGACAAGGCCGACGTGGTGTTCGTCATTCCCAAGGAAGGCACGGTGTCGGTTCCTTATGTGATGTCCATGGTCAAAGGCGCGCCTCATCCTGAAAACGCCCATAAGGTGCTGGATTATGTCTTGTCCGATAAAGGCCAGGCGCATTGGGCCAATGCCTTCCTGAAGCCGGTGCGCAATGTCGAAATACCTAAGGACGTCGCGGACAAATTCCTGCCCGCTTCCGATTATGCGCGCGCCAAAACCGTGAATTATGCGCAAATGGCCAAGGAGCAGGAAGCCTTCCAGCGTTTATATCTCGACCAGGTGCATTGA
- a CDS encoding ABC transporter ATP-binding protein → MKLNSIPIVLENCSKTYSQKARVLQPIDLSINAGETLVLLGPSGCGKTTTLRLIAGLERPDPGGRILFGDEDVTFKPIEERRVGMVFQNYALFPNFSVRENIGYGLKIKKVPVGQRNRRVDELLALVHLSEHADKNIAQLSGGQKQRVALARALAPEPRVLLLDEPLTALDAKLRETLRTDMDLLLKSLGVTTVYVTHDQAEAMVLGDRVIVMSAGRIEQAGSPRDIYFQPKNRHVAHFLGSLNALRGTFQDGAFHAKGGYLPCSPQAAGLSEVFFRSEDAELVAPESSTLRGTISNVQFLGERTRIYLEGVTDGSMICVETSNRSDYRVGQQAGLLIAPERMLLIGGD, encoded by the coding sequence ATGAAGCTGAACTCCATTCCCATTGTCCTGGAAAATTGCAGCAAGACCTATAGCCAGAAGGCGCGGGTGCTGCAGCCCATAGACCTGTCCATCAACGCGGGGGAAACCCTGGTCCTGCTCGGGCCGTCGGGTTGCGGCAAAACGACCACGCTGCGCCTGATTGCCGGCCTGGAACGCCCCGATCCGGGTGGCCGCATCCTGTTCGGCGATGAAGACGTAACCTTCAAGCCCATTGAAGAGCGCAGGGTCGGCATGGTGTTTCAAAACTATGCGCTGTTTCCCAACTTCAGCGTCAGGGAAAACATCGGCTACGGCCTGAAAATCAAGAAGGTGCCGGTCGGCCAGCGAAATCGGCGCGTCGACGAATTGCTGGCATTGGTCCACTTGAGCGAACATGCCGACAAGAATATCGCCCAGTTGTCGGGAGGGCAGAAGCAGCGCGTGGCCCTGGCGCGCGCGCTGGCTCCCGAGCCGCGCGTGCTGTTGCTGGACGAGCCCCTCACCGCTCTGGATGCCAAGCTGCGCGAAACGCTCAGGACCGATATGGACCTGTTGTTGAAAAGCCTGGGCGTGACGACCGTTTATGTCACGCACGACCAGGCCGAGGCCATGGTGCTTGGGGATCGCGTTATCGTGATGAGCGCAGGGCGCATCGAACAGGCCGGTTCGCCGCGCGACATTTACTTCCAGCCGAAGAACCGCCATGTGGCTCATTTCCTGGGATCGTTGAATGCCTTGCGCGGGACTTTCCAGGACGGCGCATTTCATGCAAAAGGGGGATATCTGCCCTGTTCGCCGCAAGCTGCCGGTTTGTCCGAGGTTTTTTTCAGGTCTGAAGACGCCGAGCTGGTTGCGCCCGAATCCAGCACTTTGCGCGGTACGATCAGCAATGTGCAGTTCCTGGGTGAGCGCACCAGAATCTACCTGGAAGGGGTTACCGACGGCTCTATGATTTGTGTGGAAACGTCGAATCGCAGCGATTACCGGGTGGGCCAGCAGGCCGGCTTGCTGATTGCGCCGGAACGCATGCTGCTTATAGGCGGGGATTAA
- a CDS encoding phosphodiesterase, with protein sequence MLLAQISDLHIKRPGLLAYKKVDTTVYLRACVAKLNALQPRPDALIITGDLADFGAVPEYESLRRELSVLAIPYYLVVGNHDHRASLQQVFPDHAYLRCGPAFVQYTLDFDELALIVLDTQDPPNSGGRLCTERLSWLAGELERQRDKTVMVAMHHPPFECGIGHMDKQALDPQDAERLEALLNGYRNVERVICGHVHRSAVTRFGNTVASICPSPAHQVAYDLSPDGPSAFVMEPPAFHVHAHLGQRWVTHTVYVDDYGGRYPFYDAAGKLID encoded by the coding sequence ATGTTATTGGCCCAGATCAGCGATCTGCATATAAAAAGGCCGGGGCTGCTGGCTTACAAGAAAGTGGATACCACTGTGTATCTGCGTGCCTGCGTCGCCAAGCTGAACGCCTTGCAGCCCAGGCCAGATGCCTTGATCATTACCGGCGATCTGGCGGATTTCGGTGCGGTGCCGGAATATGAATCGTTGCGCCGGGAACTTTCCGTTCTGGCTATTCCTTATTACCTGGTTGTCGGCAATCATGATCACCGGGCTTCGTTGCAGCAAGTGTTTCCCGATCATGCCTATTTGCGTTGCGGTCCGGCATTTGTACAGTACACGCTCGATTTCGACGAACTGGCCCTGATTGTGCTCGATACTCAGGATCCGCCCAACAGCGGCGGGCGTCTGTGCACCGAGCGTCTGTCGTGGCTGGCGGGTGAGTTGGAACGGCAACGCGATAAAACCGTTATGGTTGCCATGCATCATCCGCCGTTCGAATGCGGCATCGGCCACATGGACAAACAGGCGCTGGACCCGCAGGATGCGGAACGCCTGGAAGCCTTGCTGAATGGTTACCGCAATGTAGAGCGCGTCATCTGCGGCCATGTGCATCGCTCTGCCGTGACCCGTTTCGGGAATACTGTGGCGAGTATTTGTCCTTCGCCTGCTCACCAGGTTGCCTACGATTTGAGCCCGGATGGTCCCAGCGCTTTTGTCATGGAGCCGCCGGCATTCCATGTGCATGCGCATCTGGGGCAGCGCTGGGTTACGCATACGGTTTATGTCGACGATTACGGCGGGCGGTATCCGTTTTACGATGCGGCAGGCAAGTTGATCGACTAG